The following are from one region of the Alicyclobacillus fastidiosus genome:
- a CDS encoding YheC/YheD family protein has translation MLFVLTGRGPAAYHRLRRRELTFRHLARACKDVGMDMVLTTPVNVDARSGKCKGWTLCEEQGATWTPKLISLEHGILYDAMYLSDLKAQRRAYHRAIACAKRSGCLVFNPKLPPKDELHRLLAEVSRADDRPSEPLHIAVPVSHLHVDVNQMKHLLHNTSRPMWFKPVYGSGGRNMLLIAPLGREKYRVRGARFFDADVSAQWSERELLKQVQKALQRREYLLQEDVDLIQTADGRRVDFRVTLARGSDGLWSVAAITARYARPGNMLTNFHAGGSIRSLTAFEESTAHALTEVGLTRRDLERITLCAIQAAQKISREYPLVGLLGIDVGVSASEGRAYVYDCNSRPGRDILTDCEIEETMRQVAKFARFLQEQAKN, from the coding sequence GTGCTCTTTGTGCTCACTGGACGTGGTCCAGCCGCTTACCATCGCTTGCGTCGACGCGAGCTGACATTTCGCCACCTTGCTCGCGCGTGCAAAGATGTAGGGATGGACATGGTCCTCACGACACCTGTTAACGTGGATGCGCGATCTGGGAAGTGTAAGGGCTGGACGCTCTGTGAGGAACAGGGCGCGACATGGACCCCCAAGCTCATCTCACTCGAACATGGTATTTTGTACGACGCGATGTACTTGTCTGATCTCAAGGCACAGCGGAGGGCGTATCACCGAGCAATTGCTTGTGCTAAGAGATCAGGGTGTCTGGTATTCAATCCAAAGCTCCCACCAAAGGATGAGTTGCACCGACTTCTCGCCGAGGTGTCACGAGCCGATGACAGGCCGTCAGAGCCTTTGCACATCGCCGTGCCAGTGTCCCATTTGCATGTCGACGTGAATCAAATGAAACATCTTCTGCACAACACCAGTCGCCCGATGTGGTTTAAGCCCGTCTATGGATCCGGCGGGCGAAACATGCTGCTTATCGCCCCGCTCGGGCGAGAAAAGTACAGAGTGCGCGGTGCACGCTTTTTCGATGCGGATGTATCGGCGCAGTGGAGCGAACGCGAACTCTTGAAACAGGTGCAAAAGGCCCTGCAACGACGAGAATATCTACTTCAGGAAGACGTCGATTTGATTCAGACTGCAGACGGCCGACGTGTGGATTTCCGCGTCACGTTAGCGCGAGGCAGCGATGGCTTATGGAGCGTTGCCGCTATCACCGCTCGCTATGCTCGTCCAGGCAATATGCTGACAAATTTTCACGCAGGTGGATCCATCCGGTCATTGACTGCATTTGAAGAGTCGACCGCGCATGCGCTCACGGAAGTGGGACTCACAAGACGCGATTTAGAGCGGATCACACTTTGTGCAATTCAGGCGGCACAAAAGATTTCCCGGGAATATCCACTCGTGGGGTTGTTGGGGATCGACGTGGGCGTGAGCGCGTCCGAAGGGCGGGCGTACGTGTACGATTGCAACAGCCGTCCAGGCCGAGACATTCTCACAGACTGCGAGATCGAGGAAACGATGCGACAGGTGGCTAAATTTGCGCGTTTTTTACAGGAGCAGGCAAAGAACTGA